A single window of Eleginops maclovinus isolate JMC-PN-2008 ecotype Puerto Natales chromosome 19, JC_Emac_rtc_rv5, whole genome shotgun sequence DNA harbors:
- the vti1b gene encoding vesicle transport through interaction with t-SNAREs homolog 1B → MSSEEFEKLHEIYKSLFEELKLLPEKALRSQGEERKRLVRTFDERKGEAEEVLEGMDEELRSAPSSYRNTMSTKLRMYHRDLGKLQRDMKTSDAGSSSQAGAGSHPAIYSSQNQQSTHVQSQRVLLLQGTDSLSNASQSIERTLRIAAETDQVGTDIIEELGGQREQLDRARNKLVDTGENLSKSRKILRAMSRRLMTNKLLLGVIIIMELAILAAVVYLKFFR, encoded by the exons ATGTCGTCGGAGGAATTTGAGAAGCTCCATGAGATCTACAAATCCCTGTTCGaggagctgaagctgctgccGGAGAAAGCTCTGAGGAGCCAGGGAG aggagaggaagaggctgGTGAGGACCTTCGatgagaggaagggggaggctGAGGAAGTG TTAGAGGGAATGGATGAAGAGCTGCGGTCCGCTCCGTCCTCCTACAGAAACACCATGAGCACTAAGCTGCGGATGTACCACCGAGACCTGGggaagctgcagagagacatgAAGACCTCCGATGCTGGATCCTCCTCACAGGCGGGGGCGGGAAGTCATCCAGCCATCTACTCATCACAGAACCAGCAGAGT ACCCACGTTCAGTCCCAGAGAGTGTTGCTGCTGCAGGGCACCGACTCTCTGAGCAACGCGAGTCAGAGCATCGAGAGAACTCTCCGTATCGCAGCGGAGACGGATCAGGTCGGCACTGATATCATCGAGGAGCTCGGAGGCCAGCGGGAGCAGCTGGACCGCGCCAGGAACAAA TTGGTGGATACCGGAGAGAACCTCAGCAAAAGTAGGAAGATTCTTCGTGCCATGTCGCGACG GCTGATGACCAACAAGCTGCTGTTGGGCGTCATCATCATAATGGAGCTGGCTATTCTAGCAGCCGTGGTTTATCTGAAGTTCTTCCGATGA